In Pseudomonas putida, a genomic segment contains:
- a CDS encoding phage tail protein, with protein sequence MTINLEHSMPWYRTGTVAITAGQTTVTGTGTSFALNARVGDAFQGPDGRWYEVTNIASATVLSILPAYQGATVSGGAYGLAPMQGYVKESADRLRQLVDQLGATFALFGGATTIEALRQNILAATRGANSDITSLSGLTTALSVAQGGTGGKTQAAARTGLGLGAAAVAAILGTVSQSGGVPTGAIIERGSNANGEYVRYADGTQICWGQRTWSTGITTSANSSFISAGGDTITWPIAFSTNTVCLTAGVGGTSTSRVTVLPYRSNSQTGTTVFQHYASVASGVDVVYNWMAIGRWFN encoded by the coding sequence TTGACGATAAATCTGGAGCATTCCATGCCCTGGTACAGAACAGGCACCGTGGCGATCACGGCTGGCCAAACGACGGTGACCGGTACCGGCACCTCCTTCGCGCTCAACGCCCGGGTGGGCGATGCGTTTCAAGGCCCGGATGGCCGCTGGTATGAGGTGACCAACATCGCGAGTGCCACGGTGCTGAGCATCCTCCCGGCCTACCAAGGCGCGACGGTGAGTGGCGGGGCCTATGGCCTGGCGCCCATGCAGGGTTACGTGAAGGAGTCTGCCGACCGCCTGAGGCAGTTGGTGGACCAGCTCGGGGCGACCTTCGCCCTGTTCGGCGGCGCTACGACTATTGAGGCGCTGCGCCAGAACATCCTCGCGGCGACCCGTGGCGCGAACAGCGACATCACCTCTCTTTCCGGACTGACCACAGCCCTCAGCGTCGCCCAGGGCGGTACCGGCGGCAAAACCCAGGCTGCTGCCCGAACGGGCCTAGGTTTGGGCGCGGCTGCCGTGGCGGCAATTCTTGGCACGGTGAGTCAGAGCGGCGGCGTGCCGACCGGCGCGATAATCGAGCGCGGCAGCAATGCCAACGGTGAATATGTTCGGTACGCAGATGGTACGCAGATTTGTTGGGGGCAAAGGACTTGGTCAACAGGAATAACCACCTCCGCCAACTCGTCGTTTATTAGTGCGGGAGGCGATACGATCACATGGCCTATCGCATTCTCCACCAATACGGTTTGCCTTACCGCAGGCGTGGGGGGCACTAGCACATCAAGGGTTACAGTGCTTCCGTACCGCAGCAACTCGCAAACTGGGACAACGGTCTTTCAGCACTACGCCAGCGTCGCCTCTGGCGTGGATGTTGTATACAACTGGATGGCAATTGGCCGCTGGTTCAACTAG
- a CDS encoding phage tail protein: MSSAVKKVAQVVVGAVIGFAQGGPWGAVAGAALAFYVASQQDQLDTGSLRASEPSSQTLRSSKASARYILGRVSTGGVLAWGQEQAGSQTNGEWLHMVYVLSEGAIAGVDEIYLGEELIATYGNSASYEVVIDPTEVNAFLKANCPDWRDTQIGRGLSYVRLSFKYDAEKYPSGIPDVRFVTRGRRDIYDPRTGTTGYSENTALHILWFLRNRCGVPDDEIVFASFASGANVCDESVENPEGSSSLRYRSGCVIGADESRTQVLQKLEAACGGKVIRVGGRWMLQVGAYYGPYDFEITEDMVTGTVTGSTEPSNDAAINTVRGTFMDPTQAWAETDYPEVSVAEWVIEDGGEAAETLAFPYVDDPYQAQRLANIELRRRRAGGTLSIPMNFMGYNCRPGRSVKVNLPSLNIVGEFIVTDWSMADDTGCNVAVAQNEPAIFGDAVGQPYDPIGFINLPAGGLGSPTNLVWTADGTAEVVQGVLSWAAPAGTVTGYAITVRQGNTAVQAQQVPATTLQLPLSGLASGNYTMSVAALGPLARSGEASITVNIDGPPVPEACVVQSTIDTITLLPSNPLHGLNGGTYEYYFTQDPQATAAQAQYLGRGLTMTHTGLAFWTNYYYFIRSRNAYGVSGFLKVPASTSTDVTTMLAALAGQIGKTQLGQDILTELEKIPGLEDKIDALGALTAYDKDTAYAKDQMVVVDGKIYQASQAVPANASGANAPPNATYWIDVGQSLATANGLAQQVATNTTNISTIDGKVTAQATAFEALRAAYRDDDGEGELADALKGWDSTAAIATEQRVRASENMAMAERVTTLDARVGDSEANITELQRVVATNESATATKIDQLNVSLGQTNAAVQTTSQAVTALDGKASTMWSVKMQVNAQGQYVAAGIGLGIENGPAGLQSQFLVSADRFAVVNGINGTLSSPFVVQNGQVYINQAFINQAFIQNIVLGMTLRSQAVDSQGRPLIELNMVTGTFSLRGQGSDGSLAINPNGVYVYDASSIERGALGRMT; this comes from the coding sequence ATGAGTTCGGCAGTCAAGAAGGTCGCCCAGGTCGTCGTCGGCGCCGTCATCGGCTTTGCCCAGGGCGGACCGTGGGGCGCGGTCGCCGGCGCGGCGCTGGCGTTCTACGTGGCATCGCAGCAGGACCAGCTCGATACCGGCTCCCTGCGCGCAAGCGAGCCGTCCAGCCAGACCCTGCGCTCGTCCAAAGCATCTGCGCGGTACATCCTGGGCCGCGTGAGCACCGGCGGCGTGCTGGCCTGGGGCCAAGAACAGGCCGGTAGCCAGACCAATGGCGAGTGGTTGCACATGGTCTACGTGCTGTCAGAGGGCGCGATTGCCGGCGTGGACGAGATCTACCTGGGAGAGGAGTTGATCGCCACATACGGCAATTCCGCGTCCTACGAGGTGGTCATTGACCCCACCGAGGTCAATGCCTTCCTCAAGGCGAACTGCCCAGATTGGCGCGACACACAGATCGGCCGAGGCCTGTCCTATGTCCGGCTGTCCTTCAAGTACGACGCCGAGAAGTACCCTTCGGGAATCCCCGATGTGCGGTTCGTAACCCGTGGTCGCCGCGACATTTACGACCCGCGCACCGGCACTACCGGTTACAGCGAGAACACGGCCCTACACATCCTCTGGTTCCTGCGCAATCGCTGCGGCGTGCCGGACGACGAGATCGTCTTCGCGAGCTTCGCCAGTGGGGCGAACGTCTGCGATGAGTCGGTGGAGAATCCTGAGGGCAGCTCGTCCTTGCGGTACCGCTCCGGCTGCGTGATCGGCGCCGACGAGTCGCGCACGCAGGTGCTCCAGAAATTGGAGGCGGCCTGCGGGGGCAAGGTGATCCGCGTGGGCGGTCGGTGGATGCTGCAGGTCGGCGCCTACTACGGCCCGTACGACTTCGAAATCACCGAGGACATGGTGACTGGCACGGTCACCGGCAGCACCGAGCCGTCCAATGACGCGGCCATCAACACCGTACGCGGCACGTTCATGGACCCGACCCAGGCCTGGGCCGAGACCGACTATCCGGAGGTATCGGTCGCGGAGTGGGTGATCGAGGACGGCGGCGAGGCCGCTGAAACGCTGGCCTTTCCGTATGTGGACGACCCCTACCAGGCTCAGCGCCTGGCTAACATCGAACTGCGCCGCCGGCGCGCGGGCGGTACGCTCAGCATCCCGATGAACTTTATGGGCTACAACTGCAGGCCAGGTCGGTCGGTGAAGGTGAACCTGCCATCGCTGAACATTGTGGGCGAATTCATCGTCACCGACTGGTCGATGGCCGACGACACCGGCTGCAACGTGGCGGTAGCGCAGAACGAGCCGGCGATCTTCGGGGATGCGGTGGGCCAGCCGTACGACCCGATTGGGTTCATCAACCTCCCGGCTGGCGGCCTGGGCAGCCCTACCAACCTTGTGTGGACTGCTGACGGTACCGCCGAGGTAGTGCAGGGCGTGCTCTCTTGGGCTGCGCCGGCCGGCACCGTTACCGGCTATGCGATAACCGTGCGCCAGGGCAACACGGCTGTGCAGGCCCAGCAAGTGCCGGCGACCACGTTGCAGCTACCGCTGTCGGGCCTGGCGTCGGGCAATTACACGATGAGCGTGGCCGCACTGGGTCCGCTGGCGCGCTCCGGCGAGGCGAGCATCACGGTGAACATCGATGGCCCGCCCGTGCCCGAGGCGTGCGTGGTGCAGTCGACCATCGACACGATCACGCTGCTCCCGAGCAACCCGCTTCATGGCTTGAACGGCGGCACCTACGAGTACTACTTCACCCAGGATCCGCAGGCCACCGCTGCGCAGGCGCAGTATCTTGGCCGGGGGCTAACCATGACCCACACCGGGCTGGCGTTCTGGACCAACTATTACTACTTCATCCGGTCCCGCAACGCCTACGGCGTCAGCGGATTCCTGAAGGTGCCGGCGTCGACCTCCACGGACGTGACCACGATGCTTGCGGCACTGGCCGGCCAGATCGGGAAGACCCAGCTGGGGCAGGACATCCTGACGGAGCTGGAGAAGATCCCAGGCCTCGAGGACAAGATCGACGCCTTGGGCGCGCTGACGGCGTACGACAAGGACACGGCCTACGCCAAAGACCAGATGGTGGTCGTCGACGGGAAGATCTACCAGGCCAGTCAGGCAGTGCCGGCTAACGCCTCGGGCGCGAATGCACCGCCGAACGCCACTTACTGGATCGACGTGGGCCAATCCCTGGCCACCGCCAACGGCCTTGCTCAGCAGGTAGCCACCAACACGACGAACATCAGCACCATCGACGGCAAGGTGACCGCCCAGGCCACCGCCTTTGAGGCGCTGCGCGCGGCGTACCGCGACGATGACGGCGAGGGAGAGCTGGCTGACGCGTTGAAAGGCTGGGACAGCACCGCGGCGATCGCTACCGAGCAGAGGGTACGGGCATCCGAAAACATGGCCATGGCCGAGCGGGTGACGACGCTCGACGCCAGGGTTGGCGACAGCGAGGCGAACATCACCGAGTTGCAGCGAGTGGTGGCCACCAATGAGTCCGCCACGGCGACCAAAATCGACCAACTGAATGTGTCGCTTGGCCAGACCAACGCCGCGGTGCAGACCACCAGCCAGGCCGTCACGGCTCTGGATGGCAAGGCCAGCACCATGTGGTCGGTGAAGATGCAGGTCAACGCCCAGGGCCAGTACGTGGCTGCTGGCATTGGCCTGGGCATCGAGAACGGCCCGGCGGGTTTGCAGAGCCAGTTCCTGGTGTCTGCGGATCGGTTCGCGGTGGTCAACGGCATCAACGGCACGCTTTCCTCGCCTTTCGTGGTCCAGAACGGGCAGGTTTACATCAACCAGGCGTTCATCAACCAGGCGTTCATTCAGAACATCGTTCTCGGTATGACCTTGAGGTCCCAGGCGGTTGATTCTCAGGGGCGTCCGCTGATTGAGCTGAACATGGTCACCGGAACTTTCAGTCTTCGTGGACAGGGCAGCGATGGCAGCTTGGCGATCAACCCCAACGGGGTGTACGTCTACGACGCCAGCAGCATAGAGCGCGGTGCGCTGGGGAGGATGACCTGA
- a CDS encoding DUF6950 family protein, whose product MRKRDWTTQLATTIKAATERPFSWGEFDCCLFAADCAVAVCGVDPAAAYRGKYATEAGAKRLLKQVHGSLEAAWDACFGRVQPGLIQRGDIALYDGPNGRGVAVFWADEFWSVAPDGAGRIECEPLTVWRVE is encoded by the coding sequence ATGCGAAAGCGCGACTGGACGACTCAACTCGCCACCACGATCAAGGCCGCCACCGAGCGGCCTTTTTCATGGGGCGAATTTGACTGCTGCCTGTTCGCCGCTGACTGCGCGGTGGCGGTGTGCGGAGTCGACCCCGCTGCCGCCTACCGAGGCAAGTACGCCACCGAGGCAGGAGCCAAGCGCTTGCTCAAGCAGGTGCACGGCTCGCTTGAGGCAGCTTGGGACGCCTGCTTTGGGCGCGTGCAGCCGGGTCTTATCCAGCGTGGCGACATTGCGCTGTACGACGGCCCCAATGGCCGGGGCGTCGCGGTGTTCTGGGCGGATGAGTTCTGGTCGGTGGCGCCTGATGGCGCAGGCCGGATCGAGTGTGAGCCGTTGACGGTTTGGAGAGTTGAATGA